One window of Pseudomonas sp. ML2-2023-3 genomic DNA carries:
- the leuD gene encoding 3-isopropylmalate dehydratase small subunit: MKAFTQHTGLVAPLDRANVDTDQIIPKQFLKSIKRTGFGPNLFDEWRYLDVGQPYQDNSKRPLNKDFVLNAERYQGASVLLARENFGCGSSREHAPWALEEYGFRSIIAPSYADIFFNNSFKNGLLPIILSDAEVDELFAQVEAEPGYQLNIDLEAQTVTRPDGKVLSFEIDAFRKHCLLNGLDDIGLTLQDDVAIAAFESKHRASQPWLFRDA, translated from the coding sequence ATGAAAGCTTTTACTCAGCACACCGGTTTGGTCGCGCCTTTGGATCGAGCCAACGTGGACACGGACCAAATCATTCCCAAGCAGTTTTTGAAGTCGATCAAACGCACCGGCTTTGGTCCGAACCTGTTTGATGAATGGCGCTACCTGGATGTGGGGCAGCCTTATCAGGACAACTCCAAGCGTCCGCTGAACAAGGACTTTGTACTCAATGCCGAGCGTTATCAGGGCGCCAGTGTGTTGCTGGCCCGTGAAAACTTCGGTTGCGGCTCCAGCCGTGAGCACGCGCCCTGGGCGCTGGAAGAGTACGGATTTCGCAGCATCATCGCGCCGAGTTATGCCGACATCTTCTTCAATAACAGCTTCAAGAATGGCTTGTTGCCGATCATTTTGAGCGACGCCGAAGTGGATGAGCTGTTTGCCCAGGTCGAAGCCGAGCCGGGTTACCAGCTCAATATCGACCTTGAAGCACAAACCGTGACCCGTCCTGATGGCAAGGTCTTGAGCTTTGAGATCGATGCGTTTCGCAAACACTGTTTGCTCAACGGCCTGGACGATATCGGACTGACCCTGCAGGACGACGTAGCGATTGCCGCATTTGAAAGCAAGCACCGTGCAAGCCAGCCGTGGTTGTTCCGCGACGCTTGA
- a CDS encoding class I SAM-dependent methyltransferase yields MTSTAQHTQVVQKQFGEQASAYLSSAVHAQGTEFGLLKAELADKPQARVLDLGCGAGHVSFHVAALVKDVVAYDLSQPMLDVVSAAATDRGLGNITTVCGAAERLPFADGEFDYVLSRYSTHHWNDVGLALREVRRVLKPGGVAVFIDVMSPGSALLDTYLQAVEVLRDTSHVRNYSAGEWLRQVSEAGLHTRSTQRQRLRLEFSSWIERMRTPQVMSAAIRQLQQAMGSEVREYFEIEADGTFSTDVLVLWAEK; encoded by the coding sequence ATGACCAGCACCGCCCAGCACACCCAGGTTGTACAAAAGCAGTTCGGCGAACAGGCGTCGGCCTATCTGAGCAGTGCCGTGCACGCGCAAGGCACTGAGTTCGGCCTGCTGAAGGCTGAGCTGGCTGACAAACCGCAGGCGCGGGTGCTGGACCTGGGGTGTGGCGCGGGTCATGTGAGCTTTCACGTGGCAGCACTGGTCAAGGACGTCGTGGCCTACGACCTGTCGCAGCCAATGCTCGATGTGGTCAGTGCGGCGGCAACCGATCGCGGACTGGGCAACATCACCACCGTGTGCGGTGCGGCCGAGCGCCTGCCGTTTGCCGACGGTGAATTCGATTACGTACTCAGCCGTTATTCGACCCATCACTGGAACGACGTCGGCCTGGCCCTGCGCGAAGTTCGCCGGGTACTCAAGCCCGGTGGTGTAGCGGTGTTTATTGATGTGATGTCGCCGGGCAGCGCGTTGCTGGACACCTACCTGCAAGCGGTCGAGGTGCTGCGCGATACCAGTCATGTGCGCAACTACTCTGCGGGCGAATGGCTGCGTCAGGTCAGTGAAGCCGGTTTGCATACGCGCAGCACACAGCGTCAGCGTTTGCGTTTAGAGTTCAGCTCCTGGATCGAGCGCATGCGCACGCCGCAGGTCATGAGCGCGGCCATTCGCCAACTGCAGCAGGCGATGGGCAGCGAGGTTCGCGAGTATTTCGAGATTGAAGCCGATGGCACGTTCAGCACCGATGTGCTGGTGCTGTGGGCCGAGAAGTAA
- the leuB gene encoding 3-isopropylmalate dehydrogenase — protein sequence MSKQILILPGDGIGPEIMAEAVKVLALANDKFNLNFELTHDVIGGAAIDKHGVPLADETLERARAADAVLLGAVGGPKWDKIERDIRPERGLLKIRAQLGLFGNLRPAILYPQLADASSLKPEIVAGLDILIVRELTGGIYFGAPRGTRELENGERQAYDTLPYSESEIRRIARVGFDMARVRGKKLCSVDKANVLASSQLWREVVEQVAKDYPDVELSHMYVDNAAMQLVRAPKQFDVIVTENMFGDILSDQASMLTGSIGMLPSASLDTNNKGMYEPCHGSAPDIAGQGIANPLATILSVSMMLRYSFNQSAAADAIEQAVSLVLDQGLRTGDIWSAGCTKVGTQEMGDAVVAALQNL from the coding sequence ATGAGCAAGCAGATTCTGATTCTCCCAGGCGACGGTATCGGTCCGGAAATCATGGCCGAAGCGGTCAAGGTGCTGGCATTGGCCAACGACAAGTTCAACCTGAACTTTGAACTGACCCACGACGTGATCGGCGGTGCTGCCATCGACAAGCATGGCGTGCCGCTGGCCGACGAGACCCTGGAACGCGCCCGTGCTGCGGACGCTGTACTGCTGGGCGCCGTGGGTGGCCCGAAATGGGACAAGATCGAACGCGACATTCGTCCTGAGCGCGGCCTGCTGAAAATCCGTGCGCAATTGGGCCTGTTCGGCAACCTGCGTCCGGCCATCCTGTACCCGCAACTGGCGGATGCTTCGAGCCTCAAGCCTGAAATCGTCGCGGGCCTGGATATCCTGATCGTTCGCGAACTGACTGGCGGCATTTATTTCGGCGCGCCACGTGGCACCCGCGAACTGGAAAACGGCGAGCGTCAGGCCTATGACACGCTGCCGTACAGCGAAAGTGAAATCCGTCGCATCGCCCGTGTCGGTTTCGACATGGCCCGTGTTCGCGGCAAAAAGCTGTGCTCGGTAGACAAGGCCAACGTGCTGGCTTCCAGCCAGCTGTGGCGTGAAGTGGTCGAGCAAGTGGCCAAGGACTACCCGGACGTTGAACTGAGCCACATGTACGTCGACAACGCTGCCATGCAGCTGGTGCGTGCGCCCAAGCAATTTGACGTGATCGTGACCGAGAACATGTTCGGCGACATCCTGTCCGATCAGGCCTCGATGCTCACAGGCTCGATTGGCATGCTGCCGTCGGCGTCCCTGGATACCAACAATAAAGGCATGTACGAGCCGTGCCACGGTTCGGCGCCGGACATCGCGGGGCAGGGCATTGCCAACCCGCTGGCAACCATTTTGTCGGTCTCGATGATGCTGCGTTACAGCTTCAATCAGAGTGCTGCGGCCGATGCCATTGAGCAGGCGGTGAGCCTGGTTCTGGATCAGGGTTTGCGTACCGGTGACATCTGGTCGGCGGGTTGCACCAAGGTTGGAACACAGGAAATGGGCGATGCAGTAGTCGCCGCGCTACAGAATCTGTAA
- the asd gene encoding aspartate-semialdehyde dehydrogenase, producing the protein MKRVGLVGWRGMVGSVLMQRMLEEQDFDLIEPVFFTTSNVGGQGPSVGKEIAPLKDAYNIEELKTLDVILTCQGGDYTTEVFPKLREAGWQGYWIDAASSLRMQDDAVIILDPVNRKVIDQQLDAGTKNYIGGNCTVSLMLMGLGGLFEAGLVEWMSAMTYQAASGAGAQNMRELIKQMGATHAAVADQLADPASAILDIDRRVAQAMRSDAYPTENFGVPLAGSLIPWIDKELPNGQSREEWKAQAETNKILGRFKNPVPVDGICVRIGAMRCHSQALTIKLNKDVPIADIEDLISQHNPWVKLVPNQREASIQELSPTKVTGTLNVPVGRLRKLNMGSQFLGAFTVGDQLLWGAAEPLRRMLRILLER; encoded by the coding sequence ATGAAGCGTGTAGGTCTGGTCGGTTGGCGCGGTATGGTTGGTTCCGTACTCATGCAGCGGATGCTGGAAGAGCAGGATTTCGATCTTATTGAGCCCGTGTTTTTTACTACCTCCAATGTCGGTGGACAAGGTCCGTCCGTGGGCAAAGAGATTGCCCCGCTCAAGGATGCTTACAACATTGAAGAGTTGAAAACCCTCGATGTGATTCTGACCTGCCAGGGCGGCGACTACACCACCGAGGTGTTCCCCAAGCTGCGTGAGGCGGGTTGGCAAGGTTACTGGATCGATGCGGCTTCGAGCCTGCGGATGCAGGATGACGCGGTCATTATTCTGGACCCGGTCAACCGCAAGGTGATCGACCAGCAACTGGATGCGGGCACCAAGAACTACATCGGCGGCAACTGCACCGTCAGCCTGATGCTTATGGGCCTGGGCGGCCTGTTCGAAGCGGGTCTGGTGGAATGGATGAGTGCCATGACCTACCAGGCGGCCTCGGGCGCCGGCGCGCAGAACATGCGTGAGCTGATCAAGCAAATGGGCGCGACCCATGCTGCGGTCGCAGATCAACTGGCTGATCCGGCCAGCGCCATCCTCGACATTGACCGTCGTGTTGCGCAAGCCATGCGCAGCGATGCGTACCCGACCGAGAACTTCGGCGTGCCACTGGCTGGCAGCTTGATCCCGTGGATCGATAAAGAGCTGCCAAACGGTCAGAGCCGCGAAGAATGGAAGGCGCAGGCTGAAACCAACAAGATCCTGGGTCGCTTCAAGAACCCGGTTCCGGTGGACGGCATTTGCGTGCGTATCGGTGCGATGCGTTGCCACAGCCAGGCATTGACCATCAAGCTGAACAAGGATGTGCCGATTGCTGATATCGAAGACCTGATCAGCCAGCACAACCCGTGGGTCAAGCTGGTGCCGAACCAGCGTGAAGCCAGTATTCAGGAACTGAGCCCGACCAAGGTGACAGGTACCCTGAATGTACCGGTTGGCCGTCTGCGCAAGCTGAACATGGGTTCGCAATTCCTCGGTGCTTTCACCGTAGGCGACCAATTGCTGTGGGGTGCGGCTGAGCCGTTGCGTCGCATGCTGCGGATCTTGCTGGAGCGTTAA